A single window of Paenibacillus sp. FSL H8-0537 DNA harbors:
- a CDS encoding ABC transporter permease subunit → MELKLEEEQQQLLKGSGAEKSKLVFLKKEWMRNKYVYLMLIPVLAYYFIFHYGPMYGLLMAFQKSYSPIKGILEGKWIGFDNFTMFFNSYYFWRIIKNTLILSFYSILFGFPAPIVLALLLNEVRKKWFKSTVQTISYMPHFISVVVVVGMLKTFSSLDGGLFNVIRSFFDLQPIMFLAEKDMFRPMYILSNIWQGAGWASIIFLAALSNIDPQLYEAAKMDGAGRWKQLLHITLPGIMPTVVIMLILRLGAVMNADFQKILLMQTAPTYETSDVISTFIYRSGILEGNYTYSTAIGLINGIINFSLLLMANAISKKVNSTSLW, encoded by the coding sequence ATGGAGTTGAAGCTGGAGGAAGAGCAGCAACAGCTGCTCAAGGGCAGCGGAGCTGAAAAAAGCAAACTCGTTTTCCTCAAAAAGGAATGGATGCGGAATAAATATGTTTACCTCATGTTGATTCCGGTCCTAGCGTATTATTTCATTTTTCACTATGGACCGATGTACGGCCTGCTCATGGCTTTTCAAAAATCCTATAGTCCGATCAAAGGCATTTTGGAAGGGAAATGGATCGGCTTTGACAATTTTACGATGTTTTTTAACAGCTACTATTTTTGGCGAATTATTAAAAATACGTTGATCCTCAGCTTTTATAGCATTTTGTTTGGCTTTCCGGCACCGATTGTTTTGGCTTTGCTGCTTAATGAGGTCCGCAAAAAGTGGTTCAAGAGCACGGTACAGACAATCAGCTACATGCCCCACTTCATATCGGTCGTCGTTGTTGTCGGGATGCTGAAAACCTTCTCCTCGCTGGATGGCGGCCTGTTTAATGTGATTCGCAGCTTTTTTGACCTGCAGCCGATTATGTTTCTAGCGGAAAAGGATATGTTTCGGCCGATGTACATTCTTTCGAACATCTGGCAGGGGGCGGGCTGGGCATCGATTATTTTTCTGGCGGCGCTCAGCAATATTGATCCCCAGCTCTATGAAGCGGCCAAGATGGATGGTGCAGGCAGATGGAAGCAGCTGCTGCATATTACGCTCCCGGGCATTATGCCGACGGTTGTCATTATGTTGATTTTGCGTCTTGGTGCGGTTATGAACGCCGACTTCCAGAAAATTTTGCTCATGCAGACGGCACCGACCTATGAAACGTCAGACGTTATTTCCACCTTCATCTACCGTTCCGGCATTTTAGAAGGGAACTATACGTATTCGACCGCAATCGGATTAATTAACGGCATTATTAATTTCTCGCTGCTGTTAATGGCCAATGCGATTAGTAAAAAAGTGAATTCAACCAGTCTTTGGTAA
- a CDS encoding carbohydrate ABC transporter permease yields the protein MKRSSGEHIFDFFNVIMLCCIIAVSFYPMLYVLNSSISDPDQLLRSRSLMLLPEGFQLEAYKYVFQNPKIYNGYLNTLFYVVAGTLVNLLMTALAAYALSRMDLFGRKTLMQLITFTMFFGGGMIPSFLLIQNLGLVDTRLAMIIPGAISTFYFLIMKTSFESIPISLIESAKLDGANDFLILFRIVLPLSKSILAVMSLYYAVDHWNDYVGPMLYLRSQELYPIQIVMRDILISSSTESMGAGVDTGFAIGENIKYATIIISTLPIMLVYPFIQRFFVQGALIGAVKQ from the coding sequence ATGAAACGCTCGTCAGGGGAACATATTTTTGACTTTTTCAATGTGATCATGCTGTGCTGCATCATAGCCGTATCCTTTTATCCCATGCTGTATGTATTGAATTCTTCGATTAGCGATCCGGATCAATTGCTGCGGTCGAGGTCGCTTATGCTGCTGCCCGAAGGCTTCCAGCTTGAGGCTTATAAATATGTGTTTCAAAATCCGAAAATTTATAACGGATACTTGAACACGCTATTTTATGTCGTAGCTGGAACGCTGGTCAATTTGCTGATGACGGCTTTAGCTGCCTATGCGCTGTCCAGAATGGATTTATTCGGCAGAAAAACGTTGATGCAGCTCATTACCTTTACGATGTTTTTTGGCGGCGGCATGATTCCGAGCTTCCTGCTTATTCAGAATTTGGGGCTGGTGGATACTCGCCTGGCAATGATCATCCCGGGTGCCATCAGCACCTTCTACTTCCTGATTATGAAAACGAGCTTTGAGAGCATTCCAATCAGCTTGATCGAGTCCGCCAAGCTGGATGGAGCGAATGATTTTCTAATCTTGTTTCGCATCGTCCTGCCCTTATCCAAATCCATTCTGGCGGTCATGTCGCTGTACTATGCTGTAGACCATTGGAATGATTATGTGGGCCCGATGCTTTATTTGCGAAGCCAGGAGCTGTATCCGATTCAGATTGTCATGCGGGATATTTTGATTAGCAGCAGTACGGAATCGATGGGGGCAGGCGTGGACACGGGTTTTGCAATTGGAGAAAACATTAAATACGCCACGATTATTATTTCTACACTGCCGATTATGCTGGTGTATCCGTTTATTCAAAGGTTTTTTGTTCAAGGCGCTTTAATTGGTGCCGTGAAACAATAA
- a CDS encoding sensor histidine kinase → MAIYRNLSIKRKMFLMVFLIMTLIITIAYSSLYYAYSIYDKQLYDKSYRLLNLSSTTVDMELKKLESMSLTIIADSQIQQGLKDLLQDDAEYTGYMTRKKITDQLWTHISTAERYVQSVHLIDSRQMVSKYGESPSFSEEKYAHMMKEAVAGKGEVRWLYPDDSDPMLIMVREVRAYEPLTLAPIGILFLRINMERLVEDYAGTASHSSDILLKAGEEVVYPYGQMPEGVAEALQPLQAGDGYEIKKVNSETTFLSQRKSSYTGWMYYNIVPYNHIFETVVWLKNLLVIVYGLTFVVVVAIGMAFARSLTRPIRQLIGQMKEVQYGDLDSMDASMTAPSFQQMDEVGLLQRTYRMMITRINTLIKENYASQLIIKETEFKALQAQINPHFLYNALDSIHWLAKKNAQQQISSMVVSLGYLLRSSISLKQNVITVAEELETVKHYITIQKYRFQNRLDFHMDVPASCHAAAIPKLTLQPLLENAVQYGLEPMIEPCTIRLYAEWAEGKLALIVEDCGPGMEEAYAQRVLSGEAEARGNGIGILNIKNRIKLAFGESYGLRIDSRAGGGTKVSVLIPLLQGDEAEDANDDPN, encoded by the coding sequence ATGGCGATATATCGAAATCTGAGCATCAAGCGAAAAATGTTTCTCATGGTCTTTCTGATCATGACCCTTATCATTACGATTGCTTACAGCTCCTTATATTACGCCTATTCGATTTATGACAAACAGCTGTATGACAAATCCTATCGGCTGTTGAATTTATCGTCTACAACGGTAGATATGGAGCTGAAGAAGCTGGAGTCGATGTCGCTTACCATTATTGCAGATTCTCAAATTCAGCAGGGATTAAAGGATTTGCTTCAGGACGATGCGGAATATACTGGCTATATGACTCGCAAGAAGATAACCGATCAATTGTGGACGCATATTAGCACCGCTGAACGTTATGTGCAATCTGTTCATCTTATCGATTCCAGGCAGATGGTCAGCAAGTATGGGGAATCCCCCTCTTTCTCGGAGGAGAAATATGCCCACATGATGAAAGAAGCTGTAGCAGGAAAAGGAGAAGTCCGCTGGCTTTACCCGGATGATTCCGACCCTATGCTAATTATGGTCAGGGAAGTGCGGGCGTATGAGCCCTTGACGCTTGCGCCCATTGGCATTTTATTTTTGCGGATTAATATGGAGAGACTGGTTGAGGACTATGCGGGCACTGCAAGTCACAGTAGTGATATTCTGCTTAAAGCAGGGGAGGAGGTCGTCTATCCGTACGGGCAAATGCCCGAAGGTGTTGCTGAAGCACTTCAGCCGCTACAGGCGGGAGACGGCTACGAGATTAAGAAGGTGAACAGCGAGACGACCTTCCTGTCGCAGAGAAAATCCTCCTATACGGGCTGGATGTATTACAATATCGTCCCTTACAATCATATTTTCGAAACGGTCGTGTGGCTGAAAAATTTGCTGGTTATCGTCTATGGCTTGACCTTTGTTGTCGTTGTTGCTATTGGGATGGCCTTCGCCAGAAGCTTGACGAGACCCATTCGCCAGTTAATCGGCCAGATGAAAGAGGTGCAGTATGGCGATCTGGACAGCATGGATGCAAGCATGACCGCGCCATCGTTTCAGCAAATGGATGAAGTAGGGCTGCTGCAGCGAACGTATCGAATGATGATTACACGCATTAATACGCTGATTAAAGAAAATTACGCCAGCCAGCTGATCATTAAGGAAACGGAGTTCAAGGCGCTGCAGGCGCAAATTAATCCTCATTTTTTGTATAATGCGCTTGATTCCATCCATTGGCTGGCCAAGAAAAATGCGCAGCAGCAAATATCCAGCATGGTCGTCTCGCTTGGTTATTTGCTGCGCTCCTCGATCAGCCTAAAGCAAAATGTCATTACGGTTGCGGAGGAGCTTGAAACGGTGAAGCATTATATTACGATTCAAAAATACCGATTTCAAAATCGGTTGGATTTTCATATGGATGTGCCTGCTTCCTGTCATGCAGCTGCAATTCCTAAGCTTACCCTGCAGCCTTTATTGGAAAATGCCGTTCAATACGGTTTGGAGCCTATGATCGAGCCCTGCACGATCCGGCTTTATGCGGAATGGGCCGAAGGAAAGCTTGCGCTCATTGTCGAGGACTGCGGGCCGGGCATGGAGGAAGCGTACGCGCAGCGTGTACTGAGTGGAGAGGCGGAAGCGCGAGGGAACGGGATAGGCATTTTGAATATCAAAAATCGAATCAAGCTCGCTTTCGGCGAAAGCTATGGGCTGCGAATTGACAGTCGAGCGGGGGGCGGTACGAAGGTCAGCGTCCTTATTCCGCTTTTGCAGGGGGATGAAGCAGAAGATGCGAACGACGATCCGAATTAG
- a CDS encoding extracellular solute-binding protein has protein sequence MRTTIRISVMLCLLAALWGCVPGQSDPLNKLKEEPITLRIAWWGNEFRNHATIEVIHMYEELNPHINIEFEYSAFNEYWRKLAPYAAGNALPDIIQMDISYLSQYSSLELLEDLEPYIQSGLLDASSINESNLSNGKWGGKLYGMNLGVNALFAVYDPEVFKANGIVPPTASWTWADFDQMGEQLKGKGIYLGTVLTPEQFFAYFLRQHGFTLFAEDGTSLGYEDDKLFIDYFGRMQRLALDKLIFLPDIWTTETNKSDADPFYRGEALLGWGYSNQYINIVERYSKQLAIVPLPGPNSKQGLFLKPGMFFSITKNSKNKEEAAKFISFFVNDLEANKLLKGERGVPVSSRLKEELKPFVEPELAQIFEYLDWVEKNSSPMDPPDPVGTAEVTVVLRDLHDLLLFGKITPEEAAAEFRMKASEILARNKK, from the coding sequence ATGCGAACGACGATCCGAATTAGCGTAATGCTGTGCTTGTTAGCCGCTCTCTGGGGCTGTGTTCCTGGGCAGTCCGACCCGCTGAACAAGCTGAAGGAGGAGCCGATTACGCTTCGCATCGCTTGGTGGGGCAATGAATTTCGCAACCATGCAACCATTGAGGTTATTCATATGTATGAGGAGCTGAATCCCCATATTAACATTGAGTTTGAATACAGCGCTTTCAATGAGTATTGGAGGAAGCTTGCACCATACGCGGCGGGCAATGCGCTGCCGGATATCATTCAGATGGATATTTCGTATTTGTCCCAGTACAGCTCGCTTGAGTTGCTGGAGGATTTGGAGCCGTATATTCAAAGCGGCTTGCTGGACGCCTCCAGCATCAATGAAAGCAATCTTTCCAACGGGAAATGGGGAGGGAAATTATATGGCATGAATTTGGGCGTTAACGCTCTTTTTGCCGTATATGACCCCGAGGTATTCAAGGCTAACGGCATAGTGCCGCCAACGGCCTCGTGGACTTGGGCGGATTTTGACCAAATGGGGGAGCAGTTGAAGGGCAAAGGCATTTATTTAGGAACGGTGCTAACGCCGGAGCAATTTTTTGCCTATTTTCTTAGACAGCATGGCTTCACCTTGTTTGCAGAAGATGGCACTAGTCTAGGTTACGAGGATGACAAGCTGTTTATCGACTATTTTGGACGGATGCAGAGGCTGGCGTTGGATAAGCTGATCTTTTTGCCAGATATTTGGACGACCGAAACTAATAAATCCGACGCAGACCCCTTTTATAGAGGAGAGGCTTTATTAGGCTGGGGCTACTCCAATCAGTACATCAACATCGTTGAGCGTTACAGCAAACAGCTGGCTATTGTGCCGCTGCCTGGGCCAAACAGCAAGCAAGGGCTATTTTTGAAGCCGGGCATGTTTTTCTCGATTACAAAAAATTCGAAAAATAAAGAGGAGGCGGCTAAATTTATTAGCTTCTTCGTCAACGATCTGGAGGCAAACAAGCTATTGAAGGGAGAGAGAGGCGTGCCCGTATCCTCCAGATTAAAGGAGGAGCTGAAGCCGTTTGTTGAGCCTGAGCTTGCTCAGATTTTTGAATATCTCGATTGGGTGGAGAAAAATAGCAGTCCCATGGACCCGCCAGACCCGGTCGGAACGGCAGAAGTGACCGTAGTGCTGCGTGATCTTCATGATCTGCTGCTATTTGGCAAAATAACGCCCGAGGAAGCGGCCGCCGAGTTTCGGATGAAGGCAAGCGAAATTTTGGCGCGCAACAAAAAATAA
- a CDS encoding response regulator produces MYKVLLVDDEWLILDGISSVMDWARLGTQLIGTAQNGLEALTIVRESPPDIVITDIRMPGMDGLQLVAAVAAQYPWISFIMLTGFSEFDYAKTAMQHGVKHYLLKPCSEESLVEAITEIVQEKQERASQESFVQSIKYDLERVLPHAKEHFLKEFVTNKTYGVREWQYFGDLFGLHFQTQSVRLLLVEIEGEHEYEHLFAVKNIAEDIFPNPILCSTVGQHVLLLMEDELSEAQFFEKIDSIRATFMKYYHFDLTAALSEPGELAQARRLYAQTLVCLNHRFYLGEGSLIMERDISLSGERDSSEWEYDQGRLVTAIKAGHWEEAEKELRQMFQLLSDLRYDISKTKSYLIQMFMELIRLCGPSEMKTYMDKLPDLIETSTLQSFQQYVMGIAQEIALHNYERNRCRQSQMVLHMKNIVQSRFKDESLTLQSIAGEIYMNPDYISKMFKKETGEKFTNYMMSFRIQKALEIISQSGEFTIAALAEETGFGGNSSYFSKMFKKYTGFSPSEYKKTP; encoded by the coding sequence GTGTACAAGGTTCTCTTGGTTGATGATGAATGGCTCATTCTTGACGGTATTTCTTCCGTGATGGATTGGGCGAGGCTAGGTACACAATTAATAGGAACAGCGCAAAATGGTTTGGAAGCGCTAACAATAGTGAGGGAAAGTCCGCCCGACATCGTCATTACCGACATTCGCATGCCGGGAATGGATGGCTTGCAGCTCGTAGCAGCTGTTGCGGCGCAGTATCCCTGGATTTCTTTTATTATGCTGACGGGTTTCTCGGAATTCGATTATGCGAAAACCGCTATGCAGCATGGGGTGAAGCACTATTTACTGAAGCCGTGCAGCGAGGAAAGCTTGGTGGAGGCCATCACGGAGATCGTGCAGGAGAAGCAGGAACGGGCCAGCCAGGAGAGCTTCGTACAATCGATCAAGTATGATTTAGAGCGCGTGCTGCCGCATGCCAAGGAGCATTTTCTAAAGGAGTTCGTAACGAATAAAACCTATGGGGTAAGAGAATGGCAGTATTTTGGCGACCTGTTCGGGCTGCATTTCCAAACGCAAAGCGTACGCCTGCTGCTGGTGGAAATCGAGGGCGAGCATGAGTATGAGCATCTGTTTGCTGTCAAAAATATTGCCGAGGATATCTTTCCCAATCCCATACTCTGCTCTACCGTAGGCCAGCATGTCCTGCTGCTCATGGAGGACGAGCTGTCAGAGGCGCAATTTTTCGAGAAAATCGACAGCATCCGCGCCACCTTCATGAAATATTATCATTTTGACCTGACCGCCGCCCTCAGCGAGCCGGGAGAGCTGGCACAGGCGCGGCGTTTATATGCGCAGACACTCGTCTGCTTGAACCACCGCTTCTATCTCGGTGAAGGCAGTCTTATTATGGAGCGCGACATTTCCTTATCTGGCGAAAGGGACAGCTCTGAATGGGAGTATGACCAAGGGCGTTTAGTGACAGCGATTAAAGCAGGGCATTGGGAGGAGGCGGAAAAAGAGCTGCGGCAAATGTTTCAGCTGCTTTCTGATCTGCGCTATGACATATCCAAAACGAAATCATATCTGATTCAGATGTTTATGGAATTAATCCGGCTTTGTGGGCCTTCCGAAATGAAAACGTATATGGATAAGCTCCCAGATTTAATCGAAACGAGCACCTTGCAGTCCTTTCAGCAATATGTAATGGGCATTGCCCAAGAGATTGCTCTCCACAACTATGAGCGGAATCGGTGCAGACAATCGCAGATGGTGCTTCACATGAAAAATATTGTCCAAAGCCGCTTCAAGGATGAATCGCTGACTTTGCAATCCATTGCCGGGGAGATTTATATGAATCCGGATTACATAAGCAAAATGTTCAAGAAGGAGACAGGGGAAAAGTTTACGAACTACATGATGAGCTTTCGGATTCAAAAGGCGTTGGAGATTATCAGCCAAAGCGGGGAATTTACGATAGCGGCGCTGGCCGAGGAAACGGGCTTCGGCGGCAATTCATCTTATTTTAGCAAAATGTTTAAGAAGTATACGGGATTTTCTCCTTCGGAATATAAAAAAACGCCATAG
- a CDS encoding ABC transporter substrate-binding protein: MKRKMGLVLLSSALLVGLMSACSQNNTANEGAAAGSPANTQSSESPAGGEKLTEIPLPITNEAFTINYWRANDAKLTASMDNFGEMASYKKKEELTGIKVKFTHPPLGQQKDQFNLLIATKELPDVIYYNWADAVGGPEKMIEDGRIIRLNELIDQYAPNLKNIIESDPDVKKQIALDDGTIYMFPLLKLDALKLNATSGPIVRKDWLDKLGLKAPTTIDEWHTVLKAFKEQDPNGNGKADELPFTGNWGPGNLTKLHDFSPAFGVIGGFEMKGGKVAFGPIEPEYKNFLETMAVWYKEGLIDPEIMTNDGKSFDYKITNNLAGSYLGGVFSGMGKYFNLMRDTDPSFNLTGVPWPVSPDGNAYATFNMNNKVLSYGEAITSSADEDQLKYMVQWMDFNYSPQGSDLFNFGIEGESYEKDGDAITFTDIITDNPSGLTYDQALASYALSIMDGPINQDSKYLDALLFDQGQRDANTEWMKASSELTLPPIRLTMDEASTVTSIMSQVNTYLNETMTAIINGQKPISEFDKMVETIKSMGIKQAVEMHQAAYERYQAK, translated from the coding sequence ATGAAAAGAAAAATGGGGTTGGTCCTTTTATCCTCGGCGCTGCTAGTCGGCCTGATGTCGGCATGCTCGCAAAACAATACAGCCAATGAAGGAGCCGCAGCAGGCAGTCCGGCTAATACGCAGTCGTCAGAATCGCCAGCCGGTGGAGAGAAGCTGACGGAAATTCCGCTGCCGATTACGAATGAAGCATTCACGATTAATTATTGGCGTGCGAATGATGCGAAGCTGACCGCCTCGATGGATAACTTTGGCGAAATGGCTTCCTATAAGAAAAAGGAAGAGCTGACGGGCATCAAGGTGAAATTTACCCACCCGCCGCTGGGACAGCAAAAGGATCAGTTCAATTTGCTCATTGCCACGAAGGAGCTTCCAGACGTCATCTACTACAACTGGGCGGATGCAGTAGGCGGCCCTGAGAAAATGATTGAGGATGGCCGAATTATCCGCTTGAACGAGCTGATCGACCAATACGCGCCAAATCTGAAGAACATCATTGAATCCGACCCGGATGTGAAGAAGCAAATTGCGCTCGATGACGGCACGATCTATATGTTCCCGCTCCTGAAGCTGGATGCGCTCAAGCTGAATGCGACATCGGGCCCCATTGTGCGCAAGGATTGGCTTGATAAGCTTGGATTGAAAGCGCCTACAACGATTGATGAGTGGCATACGGTGCTTAAGGCTTTCAAGGAACAGGACCCGAACGGCAATGGCAAGGCGGATGAGCTCCCGTTTACCGGCAATTGGGGACCGGGCAATTTGACGAAGCTGCATGACTTTTCTCCAGCCTTCGGAGTCATTGGCGGCTTTGAAATGAAGGGAGGAAAGGTGGCTTTCGGTCCAATTGAGCCCGAATATAAGAATTTCCTGGAAACGATGGCCGTGTGGTATAAAGAAGGGCTGATCGATCCGGAAATTATGACGAACGACGGCAAATCTTTTGACTATAAAATAACGAATAATTTAGCCGGTTCCTACTTGGGCGGTGTGTTCAGCGGCATGGGCAAATATTTTAATCTGATGAGAGATACCGACCCAAGCTTTAATTTGACAGGTGTTCCATGGCCAGTATCGCCGGATGGCAATGCTTATGCGACCTTCAACATGAACAATAAAGTGCTGAGCTATGGCGAAGCGATCACATCAAGCGCGGATGAAGACCAGCTGAAATATATGGTGCAATGGATGGATTTTAATTACAGTCCGCAAGGCAGCGACTTGTTTAACTTCGGCATCGAGGGCGAGAGCTACGAGAAAGACGGCGACGCCATTACGTTTACGGATATCATCACGGATAATCCGAGCGGTTTGACCTATGATCAGGCGCTGGCTTCCTATGCGCTTTCGATTATGGATGGCCCAATCAATCAGGACAGCAAATATTTGGACGCCCTCCTGTTCGATCAAGGGCAGCGGGATGCCAACACCGAGTGGATGAAAGCGAGCTCCGAGCTGACGCTTCCTCCTATCCGCCTGACGATGGACGAAGCGAGCACGGTTACTTCCATTATGAGCCAAGTCAATACGTACTTGAATGAGACGATGACAGCGATCATTAACGGGCAGAAGCCGATTTCCGAGTTTGACAAAATGGTAGAGACGATTAAGAGCATGGGCATTAAGCAAGCTGTCGAAATGCACCAAGCGGCTTACGAGAGATACCAAGCGAAATAA
- a CDS encoding SDR family oxidoreductase produces the protein MRKTVLITGVSGGIGKELADRFAKDGHNIVLVARSEGKILELAQEYQNKYGIQTTVIAKDVAATGVPVEIFNELKEKEIVVDYLVNNAGFGLFGTFMETDMEQEINMIDVNIKALTVMTKLFLPEMIKRGHGGVLNVASLVGFFPGPMMSVYYATKAYVLSFTEALENEISGTGVTVTALCPGLTSTGFVDRSGMGASKMVKGVIMEASQVAEEGYRGFLRGQTLIMPGARNRLIAFIPRLLPRKLMTRIIRFSQDRTGH, from the coding sequence ATGAGAAAGACCGTTTTAATCACAGGAGTATCCGGTGGGATCGGCAAAGAGTTAGCAGATCGTTTTGCCAAGGATGGACATAACATCGTGCTGGTGGCTCGCAGCGAGGGTAAAATATTGGAGCTTGCGCAGGAGTATCAGAATAAATATGGCATTCAAACGACGGTCATTGCCAAGGATGTTGCGGCAACTGGGGTTCCAGTGGAGATTTTCAACGAGCTTAAGGAGAAGGAAATCGTCGTTGACTATCTTGTCAACAATGCCGGCTTCGGTCTGTTTGGGACTTTTATGGAGACGGATATGGAGCAGGAAATAAATATGATTGACGTTAATATCAAGGCTCTGACGGTTATGACGAAGCTTTTCTTGCCGGAGATGATTAAACGTGGACATGGCGGAGTGTTGAATGTGGCTTCATTGGTGGGCTTCTTCCCTGGACCGATGATGTCGGTTTATTACGCGACGAAGGCATACGTGTTATCGTTTACCGAGGCTTTGGAGAACGAAATAAGCGGAACAGGAGTTACGGTGACGGCACTGTGCCCAGGGCTGACATCAACTGGTTTTGTTGATCGTTCAGGCATGGGGGCATCGAAGATGGTGAAAGGCGTGATCATGGAAGCCAGTCAGGTGGCTGAAGAAGGATATCGAGGTTTTTTGCGTGGCCAGACGTTAATTATGCCAGGTGCTCGAAACCGGCTCATCGCCTTTATACCGCGGTTGTTGCCTCGAAAGTTGATGACCCGCATCATTAGATTTTCACAGGATAGAACAGGGCATTGA
- a CDS encoding S-layer homology domain-containing protein, which produces MKLVKLSVMICLLLSLASTTLFAATTKSTADFTDLKDLDAATKAKFDALISKGIFEGVSEGTFGLKEEMNRAQFAKVAALIFGLKVDSELKTSSFKDVGADSESYGYALPYIEALKTAGITDGYGEGIYNPAGKVTKEQLATFLIKGLGKQADAKQTPGVTDNSVSEWAKGYVAYALDKKLVSNNPDGTFGGKSNATREMLTVTSYEVAVQTGVVDDVVPSPTPTPTPTPTPTPTPTPSPTSTSASSSTNSPAATPTPEPTATPTPEQSATPTPEPTATPTPEPTATPTPEPTATPTPEPTATPTPEPTATPTPEPTATPTLPPIPTPYIPMPTPYIPMPTPYIPMPTPYIPTPPIPTEIP; this is translated from the coding sequence ATGAAATTAGTAAAGTTAAGTGTAATGATTTGCTTGCTTTTAAGTCTAGCGAGTACGACTTTATTCGCCGCGACTACGAAATCAACAGCTGATTTCACGGATTTGAAGGATTTGGATGCTGCTACGAAAGCCAAGTTCGATGCACTGATTAGTAAGGGGATTTTCGAGGGTGTTTCGGAAGGCACATTTGGGCTGAAGGAAGAGATGAATCGCGCTCAATTTGCAAAGGTAGCTGCTTTGATTTTTGGTTTGAAAGTGGATTCTGAGCTTAAAACATCAAGCTTTAAAGATGTAGGTGCTGATAGTGAATCCTACGGTTATGCCTTGCCTTATATCGAAGCTCTTAAAACAGCAGGAATTACAGATGGATACGGGGAAGGCATTTACAACCCGGCGGGTAAAGTTACGAAAGAGCAGCTGGCAACCTTCTTGATCAAAGGATTGGGCAAACAAGCAGATGCGAAGCAAACACCGGGTGTTACCGACAATTCGGTATCCGAATGGGCTAAGGGTTATGTCGCTTATGCGCTTGACAAAAAGCTTGTGAGCAATAACCCTGATGGAACGTTCGGGGGGAAAAGCAATGCCACAAGAGAAATGCTTACTGTCACTTCCTATGAAGTAGCTGTACAGACAGGTGTTGTAGACGATGTTGTTCCTTCGCCAACACCAACACCAACACCAACACCAACACCAACACCAACACCTACTCCATCGCCAACATCGACATCGGCTTCATCATCAACCAATAGTCCGGCAGCAACGCCAACACCGGAGCCAACGGCGACGCCGACACCGGAGCAATCGGCAACGCCGACGCCAGAACCAACGGCAACGCCAACACCAGAGCCGACGGCAACACCAACACCGGAGCCAACGGCAACGCCGACGCCAGAACCAACGGCAACGCCAACACCAGAGCCAACGGCAACGCCGACGCCAGAACCGACGGCAACGCCGACGCTTCCACCAATCCCTACACCATACATCCCGATGCCAACACCATACATCCCGATGCCAACGCCATACATCCCGATGCCGACACCATACATCCCGACACCACCAATCCCAACGGAAATACCGTAA